A portion of the Methanosarcinales archaeon genome contains these proteins:
- a CDS encoding recombinase family protein, with the protein MSGTSTQDRKGFQRLVAEVGLGKVGLVMGLEVSRLARNNTDWHHLLEICALTDTLLLDEDELYNPGFFNDRLLLGLKGTMSEAEIHFLHARLQGGILNKAKRGELKMRLPVGFVYDDSGNTVIDPDRQVKEAVEHLFSTFKRKGSA; encoded by the coding sequence CTGTCCGGTACCAGTACGCAGGATCGAAAGGGCTTCCAGCGACTTGTAGCTGAAGTGGGATTGGGGAAGGTAGGACTGGTAATGGGGCTGGAAGTATCACGATTGGCACGAAACAATACCGACTGGCACCACTTACTGGAGATATGTGCTCTGACAGATACACTCTTACTTGATGAAGATGAGTTATATAATCCTGGATTCTTCAACGACAGATTGCTGTTAGGTTTGAAGGGCACAATGAGTGAAGCTGAAATCCACTTCTTGCATGCTAGATTGCAGGGAGGGATACTCAACAAAGCAAAGCGCGGTGAGTTGAAGATGCGCCTACCAGTGGGCTTTGTTTACGATGATTCGGGGAACACTGTCATCGATCCCGACAGACAGGTTAAAGAAGCTGTGGAACACTTGTTC